The nucleotide window TGCCATTCCAAACACAATCGCTGTCAAAATTCCTGACCGTGAACTACGAAGCACTACTTTCCAAATCGTTTGAAAACGGGTCGCTCCGAGTGCTAAAGAAGCTTCTCGGTAATGACGTGGAACGGATTTAATTGCGTCCACACTTAATGAAGTAACAGTAGGTAAAATCATGACTGTTAAAACAACTGTCGCAGCAGCAATCCCAAATCCACTTCCAGAAATATGATCGCGAATAAATGGAACGACTACGCTTAAGCCAATGAATCCATAAACAACAGATGGAATTCCAACTAATAATTCCATTACTGGTTGTAAAACTTTTTTCCCAAACTTAGGTGAAATTTCTACCATGAATATTGCCGCACCAATTGCAAGCGGACCAGCAATACAAGCAGCAAAAAGCGTTACTGCAAATGAACCGATTATCATTGGCAACGCACCAACTAGCGGATTTCCATTTGCATCTTTTTGCGAGGGATTCCAATCAGTACCAGTAATAAAATCAACGAAAGATACTTTGTTAACTGTAAACGTAGCTAACCCTTTTGAAATAACAAAAAACAAAATAGACGCAGCAGCAATGATCATTATAGCGATACAAATAAATGTAATAATCTTGCCTCTAGTTTCTAAATGCGCCTTTTTAGAAGTTTGCGTAAGCTTCTTTTCCTTTATCGCTTCCAAATCACGTAAGCTCCTTTCTCCACCCATGTTTTACTCCTAACATGGATATACGTCTATCCTAAGATTACTAGGATAGACGCCCATTTCATTCTTTTTATTTTACGTCAGTTAGTTTACCAGATGAATCGCGTTCCACTTTCATGGATTTAATTGATTGGTATCCTAGTTGTGGT belongs to Listeria ivanovii subsp. ivanovii and includes:
- the pstC gene encoding phosphate ABC transporter permease subunit PstC; amino-acid sequence: MEAIKEKKLTQTSKKAHLETRGKIITFICIAIMIIAAASILFFVISKGLATFTVNKVSFVDFITGTDWNPSQKDANGNPLVGALPMIIGSFAVTLFAACIAGPLAIGAAIFMVEISPKFGKKVLQPVMELLVGIPSVVYGFIGLSVVVPFIRDHISGSGFGIAAATVVLTVMILPTVTSLSVDAIKSVPRHYREASLALGATRFQTIWKVVLRSSRSGILTAIVFGMARAFGEALAVQMVIGNSAVIPTSLFEPASTLTSILTMGMGNTVMGTLDNNILWSLAMVLLAMSLFFIIVIRFIGRRRKIK